Proteins from a genomic interval of Gluconacetobacter diazotrophicus PA1 5:
- the rpoH gene encoding RNA polymerase sigma factor RpoH, which produces MASSVLNVGPESNLSRYLQDIRKFPMLSPEDEQRLSRRWKDKGDTEAAHALVTSHLRLVAKIAMGYRGYGLPLGELISEGNIGMMQAVRRFDPDRGFRLATYAMWWIRAAIQEYILHSWSLVKMGTTAAQKKLFFNLRRLKGQMQAIDDGDLKPEQVNKIAESLGVPEQDVINMNRRLSAPDHSLNAPLRADSEGEWQDWLVDEHDNQEQTLAENEEFSGRKALLDNAMKTLNDRERHILTERRLKDDPATLEELSHTYNISRERVRQIEVRAFEKVQAAMKAEVEAHREAHAAN; this is translated from the coding sequence ATGGCCTCTTCCGTTCTCAATGTTGGTCCTGAATCCAACCTGTCAAGATACCTTCAGGACATCCGTAAATTTCCGATGCTGTCGCCCGAGGATGAACAGCGCCTGTCCCGGCGCTGGAAGGACAAGGGCGATACCGAGGCCGCGCATGCGCTCGTCACCTCGCACCTGCGCCTGGTCGCCAAGATCGCCATGGGCTATCGCGGCTATGGCCTGCCGCTGGGCGAGCTGATCAGCGAAGGCAATATCGGGATGATGCAGGCGGTCCGCCGCTTCGACCCGGATCGCGGCTTCCGCCTGGCGACCTATGCGATGTGGTGGATTCGGGCCGCCATCCAGGAATATATCCTGCATAGCTGGTCGCTGGTGAAGATGGGCACCACCGCCGCGCAGAAGAAGCTGTTCTTCAACCTGCGCCGCCTGAAGGGCCAGATGCAGGCCATCGACGACGGCGACCTGAAGCCCGAGCAGGTGAACAAGATCGCCGAATCGCTGGGTGTGCCCGAGCAGGACGTCATCAACATGAACCGCCGCCTGTCGGCGCCGGATCACAGCCTGAACGCCCCGCTGCGCGCCGACAGCGAAGGCGAATGGCAGGACTGGCTGGTCGACGAACACGACAACCAGGAACAGACCCTGGCGGAAAACGAGGAATTCAGCGGACGCAAGGCATTGCTGGACAATGCCATGAAGACGCTGAACGACCGTGAGCGCCACATCCTGACCGAACGCCGCCTGAAGGACGACCCGGCCACGCTGGAAGAATTGTCGCACACCTACAACATCTCGCGCGAGCGGGTGCGGCAGATCGAGGTCCGGGCGTTCGAGAAGGTGCA